The genomic interval TCGCTAGTAATGGCAAATTACCGCTAGCCTTAAACCACGCAAAAGAATCTAGTGTCATTCGCAGTGACCAGGCGATGGCCGCTCCAGTAATTCCGGCATATTTTATTAGAATCCACAGAATGGTTAAGAAGGGTACCAGCTGAATAAAGTAAAACTTAGTAATTATATCTGGTCGTCCTATTCCCTGTAGGTATGAATAACACGGGTATGATGGTCCATTTAACCATATTCCAATCAGTAAAATAATTGCTATGGGTGTGGTCTCGTTCGCGAGAGGTTCGCCGATCCAGAGATCGAGAAATGGGTGCATAAGTAGTATTGCGGTGACTATTAAGGGAGTTTGGATGGCGATGAGCGATCTAATTGACGGATCCAAAAGGTCCTTGTTATCCCCTGGTTGGTTTTGAGAAAAACGCGGGAATAACGTTGTGTTGAGAGCGGATGGCAGATAAGTTAATTTTTGAGTTAAGTTAAAGGGTACGGTATATGCGGTTACGGAAGCGGCTCCGAGTTGGACGCCGATTACGAGCCGATCAATGATGGTGAGCAGAGGTATGACGGCACCGGAAACGCTCACCCAGCCACCAAAGCGGAGTAACGGACCGATCTCTGCGCGATCCAAGATAGGCCATCCCACAATGGGGAGGCTGCGCGTGGTTACCCACAGCATGACCAGAACCCCCATCAGGCGTCCCGCCAGCGCTGCGGCGATAAGCTCAGCGATGTTACCATGGCCAAAGGCAACGCTGAGCAATGGAAAGGTCTGTAGCCCAATCACGCCGATGATTTGGCTGATATTCAGCGAGAGAAATGCTTGCCGTGCCTCGAGTGCTCCGGCTAGTACAGAAATGAGGGCGATGAGCGGTACGATGGCTGCGAGCCAGGGGATGGCCCTCTGTGCCTCGCCGCGCAGTTCCACTGGGATCTGGAAGATCTCGGCGAAGAGCCAATGGCCCAGAAAGTACAGGACGATTCCGCCCAACAATCCCATGCCGGCGCTAAGGATGAATGCCGTCCAGAAGGTGCGATTTCGTTCGTCGCTGCTTTCCTGGCGGGCAACTCGCTGCGCCACGGCGCGTCCGAGCCCGAGGTCAAAGGCGCCAAAATAGCCGAGCAAGGTGAAGGCGAGGAGCAGGACGCCATAACGGACTTCACCGATCCAACGCAGATAAAGGGGGACCGTGGCCAGCGAAACCACGGTGGGGATGAGCAGACCCGCCAGATTGATGAGGGTGGACTGGGCGATGCGGGGAGAATGTGTTGCTGTCATGCAGGCGTAGGACCCCGCGTAGCGGTCGGGATCTTAATAACCGTAATCCTTCCGCTCAGGGCGATACGATGAATCGGCAGATGGCGTAGATTAGAGGCGCGGAGAGGAACAGCGACTTTGCACCCGTGTATCTTCCTCTGCA from Acidithiobacillus caldus ATCC 51756 carries:
- a CDS encoding flippase, yielding MTATHSPRIAQSTLINLAGLLIPTVVSLATVPLYLRWIGEVRYGVLLLAFTLLGYFGAFDLGLGRAVAQRVARQESSDERNRTFWTAFILSAGMGLLGGIVLYFLGHWLFAEIFQIPVELRGEAQRAIPWLAAIVPLIALISVLAGALEARQAFLSLNISQIIGVIGLQTFPLLSVAFGHGNIAELIAAALAGRLMGVLVMLWVTTRSLPIVGWPILDRAEIGPLLRFGGWVSVSGAVIPLLTIIDRLVIGVQLGAASVTAYTVPFNLTQKLTYLPSALNTTLFPRFSQNQPGDNKDLLDPSIRSLIAIQTPLIVTAILLMHPFLDLWIGEPLANETTPIAIILLIGIWLNGPSYPCYSYLQGIGRPDIITKFYFIQLVPFLTILWILIKYAGITGAAIAWSLRMTLDSFAWFKASGNLPLLAKPSIKALPILGASILLASISIEPLYYMICTIGIILATALLSLHILPDNVKHKVRLLCTF